In Paenibacillus hexagrammi, the following are encoded in one genomic region:
- a CDS encoding diguanylate cyclase domain-containing protein has translation MVKKIIGVLTPLTDGFYFNNMLKGIHDVALDRDAHIVHFQTYDSSHQNHYFHYLGIDYIDGWIVLLDAVSDPVHIKRLESMNKPIITTPYKSGFTTCTTFVVNNEQGGYDAASHMIQHGHRSIAFVYASSNEESIQRYEGYLRALEENGIPFQSELIYDVKNLWEKYGGDAVQLMQQRGFGFTALIASADRTAVGIMEAFRMLGIRVPEDISVCSFDNTEYASHYSLTSVAQPLYERGKRMAELLLNQIDEALVQDQVRIEKMEIVFRQSCGCKLSTRSDEIDALYLRSLQTVEVLSSALQNNYLIGRTLIKSNPESIRDLSWLSLTSFTWGCLALWEGEKTLRIESIYSTEEYSLIQINQTFQEGAFPPLQLQKLVESNESLIVHTIRTESKDMGFLVLIGDMFEKHQSSNVGPLIHSVTHTMDLLAAALERENLYEQIHKLAFHDPLTSIPNRRYIYDQMAPDKMKSEGPFAVLMIDLDRFKDINDSLGHLVGDKLLCKVAEILKVSAGPKDIVARLGGDEFIILCALEDQNSAEKLAESIISTLNEPLQIDSDVVRATPSIGISHYPNHGMDRETLIKHADIALYEAKEGGKNRFVVYQSEMNPYLP, from the coding sequence ATGGTTAAGAAAATAATTGGGGTGTTGACCCCACTGACAGATGGTTTTTATTTTAACAATATGCTGAAAGGCATTCATGACGTGGCTTTAGATAGGGACGCTCATATCGTTCACTTTCAAACCTACGATTCAAGTCATCAGAATCATTACTTCCATTATTTAGGAATAGATTACATCGATGGGTGGATCGTTCTTCTTGATGCGGTATCCGACCCTGTACATATTAAACGTCTGGAATCAATGAACAAACCGATTATCACTACCCCTTACAAAAGCGGATTTACTACATGCACGACATTTGTAGTTAATAATGAACAAGGTGGGTATGATGCTGCCAGCCATATGATACAGCATGGGCATAGAAGCATTGCATTTGTGTATGCCAGCAGTAATGAAGAAAGCATTCAACGTTATGAAGGGTACCTCCGGGCCTTAGAGGAAAACGGGATTCCATTTCAGTCGGAGCTCATCTATGATGTGAAAAACCTATGGGAAAAATACGGTGGAGATGCCGTACAGCTTATGCAACAAAGAGGATTTGGATTCACAGCATTAATTGCTAGCGCAGACCGGACAGCAGTTGGGATTATGGAAGCATTTAGAATGCTGGGCATTCGCGTTCCTGAGGATATTAGTGTTTGTAGTTTCGATAATACCGAGTATGCGTCACATTATTCGTTGACTTCAGTAGCACAACCCCTGTATGAAAGGGGGAAAAGAATGGCTGAACTGCTGCTCAACCAAATAGATGAGGCTCTAGTCCAGGATCAGGTACGTATAGAGAAGATGGAGATTGTGTTCAGACAATCCTGCGGATGCAAGCTCAGTACTCGCTCGGATGAAATAGATGCGTTATATCTAAGAAGTTTGCAAACGGTGGAAGTCTTGTCCAGTGCTTTACAAAATAATTACTTGATTGGGAGAACGCTGATTAAGTCCAATCCTGAATCGATTCGTGATTTATCATGGTTATCGCTGACCTCCTTTACTTGGGGGTGTTTGGCTCTCTGGGAGGGAGAGAAGACGCTTAGGATCGAGAGTATCTACTCAACCGAAGAGTATTCATTAATACAAATCAATCAGACCTTTCAGGAAGGTGCTTTCCCGCCATTACAACTTCAAAAACTTGTTGAAAGTAACGAATCATTGATCGTACATACTATTCGTACTGAAAGTAAAGACATGGGTTTTTTAGTGCTGATAGGTGACATGTTTGAAAAACATCAATCAAGTAATGTAGGGCCACTCATTCACTCGGTAACACATACGATGGATTTACTCGCAGCTGCTCTGGAGCGTGAGAATTTATACGAACAAATTCATAAGCTAGCCTTCCATGATCCGCTCACTTCCATTCCTAATAGACGATACATATATGATCAAATGGCTCCAGATAAAATGAAGTCCGAAGGGCCATTCGCAGTTTTGATGATTGATTTAGATAGATTTAAGGATATAAATGATTCCCTTGGTCATCTAGTTGGAGACAAATTGCTCTGCAAAGTTGCAGAGATTCTTAAAGTGTCAGCTGGACCCAAAGATATTGTGGCACGTTTAGGCGGGGATGAGTTTATTATTCTATGTGCTCTTGAGGATCAAAATAGTGCTGAAAAGTTAGCTGAGTCTATAATATCTACGCTAAATGAGCCTCTTCAAATTGATAGTGATGTAGTCAGGGCTACCCCGAGTATTGGGATTAGTCATTATCCTAACCATGGAATGGATAGAGAGACGCTGATTAAGCATGCGGACATCGCGTTATACGAGGCAAAAGAAGGCGGCAAGAATCGTTTTGTTGTTTATCAGAGTGAGATGAATCCTTATTTGCCGTAA
- a CDS encoding Gfo/Idh/MocA family protein — protein MEKLKIGIIGMGGIANYHIARTMASEDAKVWAICDSNEQLLAIKGEEFNIPEERRFLNYEDMLKDADIDAVTIGTPNFNHFAVTYAAIRHRKPFALEKPIALNVREAAILRDALEEEYVPHMVCFTYRYKAAVRYAKWLIEQGKLGKIHHIYSQYFQGWAIHEEIPLTWRFQKELSGSGALGDLGSHILDLHRFLVGETIKVAAHAGTIMNERNLMNEEGKGTVDVDDYCHVLAALEDGISSTIAITRFAHGRGNYQRIEIYGTHGALVYDLEEEDELQVHFLEEDDKCFREVDIPSQFKVDQMQAFFHILNGKADGLDATIKDGYENQKTIDCIIEAFTDEKWVHIPKGHSQ, from the coding sequence ATGGAGAAGCTGAAAATTGGTATTATTGGAATGGGTGGAATAGCCAATTACCACATAGCCAGAACAATGGCTAGTGAGGATGCCAAAGTATGGGCGATTTGCGACAGCAATGAGCAATTGCTTGCTATCAAGGGAGAAGAATTCAACATCCCGGAAGAACGGCGATTTCTGAATTACGAAGATATGCTGAAAGACGCCGATATTGATGCAGTAACGATTGGTACGCCAAATTTCAATCATTTTGCTGTAACCTATGCAGCTATTCGACACCGAAAACCATTTGCTTTGGAAAAACCGATTGCTCTTAATGTGCGGGAAGCTGCTATATTGAGAGATGCACTGGAAGAAGAGTACGTTCCACATATGGTATGTTTTACATACCGGTACAAGGCTGCAGTCAGGTACGCTAAATGGTTGATTGAACAAGGAAAATTAGGAAAGATTCATCATATTTACAGCCAATATTTTCAAGGATGGGCGATTCATGAAGAAATACCGTTAACGTGGAGATTTCAAAAGGAACTGTCAGGATCAGGTGCACTAGGCGATCTCGGTTCACATATACTTGACCTTCATCGCTTCCTTGTAGGAGAGACAATAAAAGTGGCTGCTCATGCAGGTACAATTATGAACGAAAGGAACCTTATGAACGAAGAGGGGAAAGGGACGGTGGATGTGGATGATTATTGCCATGTTCTGGCGGCGCTGGAAGATGGAATTTCATCGACGATAGCCATTACCCGATTTGCACATGGTCGGGGCAATTATCAGAGAATTGAGATATATGGAACGCACGGGGCTTTGGTTTACGATCTGGAGGAAGAAGATGAATTACAAGTACACTTTTTGGAAGAGGATGATAAGTGCTTCCGTGAGGTTGACATTCCGAGTCAATTCAAAGTAGATCAGATGCAAGCCTTTTTCCATATATTGAATGGCAAGGCGGATGGACTCGATGCAACCATCAAGGACGGATATGAGAATCAGAAAACAATAGATTGTATCATCGAGGCATTTACAGATGAAAAGTGGGTACATATTCCAAAGGGGCATTCCCAGTGA
- a CDS encoding AraC family transcriptional regulator: protein MLAFNMEYLPRIKLMGFVAYKNPWIHFRRITDEFILYFIKSGELHIEERGIPYILKKGDFLILEPHTEHIGIEKHVCDYFYIHFSHPHVEQLPSPDFVLLGRQMFLEESHLEEVNQEESICYFPKYFNLSNKSGFSQTLHSMNELQQLYNRRQFNRSLTSLKFAQIMIETSREYLLKELHNRIAQPNSSMMKVHAVLDYIHQNYSNKITSADIEREFMCNFDYMNRIFHKITGHTITRYVNTVRINQAKELIEATHLSFGEVGYLVGLNDPYYFSKVFKQYVGISPRQYAQSIKQKKGLLEQP from the coding sequence ATGCTCGCATTCAATATGGAATATTTGCCGAGAATAAAGTTAATGGGTTTTGTAGCGTATAAAAATCCCTGGATTCATTTCAGGAGAATCACGGATGAATTTATTTTGTATTTTATCAAGAGCGGGGAACTTCATATCGAGGAACGAGGTATTCCATATATCCTGAAGAAAGGCGATTTTTTAATTCTTGAACCCCATACAGAACATATAGGAATAGAAAAGCATGTTTGCGATTATTTCTACATTCATTTTTCCCATCCCCATGTCGAACAACTGCCTTCTCCGGATTTCGTATTACTTGGCAGACAAATGTTTCTAGAAGAATCTCATCTTGAGGAAGTAAATCAAGAGGAATCGATTTGTTATTTTCCTAAATATTTTAACCTATCTAATAAATCTGGCTTTTCCCAAACTCTACATAGCATGAATGAGCTCCAGCAATTGTACAATCGCAGACAATTTAATCGAAGTTTGACATCTCTTAAATTCGCACAAATCATGATTGAGACTTCACGGGAATATTTGCTGAAAGAACTTCATAATCGTATCGCTCAGCCTAATAGTTCGATGATGAAAGTACATGCTGTACTCGATTACATTCATCAGAATTACTCTAATAAAATTACAAGTGCTGATATTGAACGCGAATTTATGTGTAATTTTGATTATATGAACCGGATCTTTCATAAAATAACCGGCCACACCATTACCCGATATGTGAATACTGTAAGAATCAATCAAGCGAAGGAACTAATCGAAGCAACCCACCTAAGTTTTGGAGAAGTCGGATATTTGGTCGGTTTAAATGATCCGTATTATTTTAGTAAAGTATTTAAACAGTATGTTGGCATTTCCCCCAGACAGTACGCTCAAAGTATCAAACAGAAAAAAGGACTGCTAGAGCAGCCCTGA
- a CDS encoding ABC transporter substrate-binding protein, which translates to MSFNAIASNLQSDTFIQRRLEGKTAFIKEYGEIAKRQLELLPYGNADWNQKTYGEGNIAFANGASFMYIQGSWAIPEIKKANPEIELGIFPFPATDDQSNNRLVSGIDSLITVSRSSEHPSEAKAFLNFLLESENVKNYLSNQNAIATEENMHLENPIFDDLNDAFQRKAIVDYADHSLPNEMLLEQIVQKFLFKGNIEDYLTDLDNAWDSTH; encoded by the coding sequence GTGTCTTTTAATGCAATAGCTTCTAATCTGCAAAGCGATACATTTATTCAGCGGAGGCTGGAGGGGAAGACTGCGTTCATAAAGGAATATGGAGAAATTGCAAAAAGACAATTGGAATTGCTTCCTTACGGAAACGCTGACTGGAATCAAAAAACATACGGAGAAGGTAACATTGCCTTTGCTAATGGCGCATCGTTCATGTATATCCAAGGATCGTGGGCGATTCCTGAGATTAAGAAGGCGAATCCGGAAATCGAGCTGGGAATATTTCCTTTTCCCGCTACGGATGATCAGAGCAACAACCGACTTGTTTCTGGCATTGACAGCCTTATAACGGTTTCACGGAGTTCAGAACATCCAAGCGAAGCTAAGGCATTTTTGAACTTTCTTTTAGAAAGTGAGAACGTGAAAAACTATCTATCCAATCAGAATGCTATAGCTACAGAAGAAAACATGCATCTTGAAAATCCGATATTCGATGATTTAAACGATGCTTTTCAGCGGAAAGCCATAGTTGATTATGCGGATCATTCGTTACCGAATGAAATGCTTTTAGAACAAATTGTGCAGAAGTTTCTCTTTAAAGGCAATATAGAAGATTACTTGACTGATTTGGACAATGCGTGGGACTCTACGCACTGA
- a CDS encoding ABC transporter substrate-binding protein: MKRVGVTVLSIVTIAALVCGCNVSQPSDSLNTGEPQASKVQLRFLQNKLEAKEIFNELITAFEKQHPNIEITQINDREAEQLLTSMVAKNDAPDLVAIGATDTFVTLANTAVFSDFSGDPSVKNIMPTYIDTVRALSSSGQINGIPYSANVNGILYNKALFRQFGLQIPKTWPELISLAESIREKKQTPFTSHLKKHGRLWCLLMQ, encoded by the coding sequence ATGAAACGTGTAGGAGTTACTGTACTGTCGATAGTCACCATTGCCGCATTAGTTTGCGGATGCAATGTAAGTCAGCCTTCAGATTCTTTGAATACAGGAGAACCACAAGCGAGCAAGGTGCAGCTTCGATTTCTTCAGAATAAACTGGAGGCTAAAGAAATTTTTAACGAGCTTATAACTGCATTTGAAAAACAGCACCCCAACATCGAGATCACTCAGATTAATGATCGTGAAGCCGAACAATTGCTGACCAGCATGGTAGCTAAAAACGATGCTCCAGATTTAGTCGCGATAGGAGCTACGGATACATTTGTTACACTTGCTAATACTGCGGTTTTTTCTGATTTTTCAGGTGATCCAAGTGTCAAAAATATCATGCCTACTTATATTGACACAGTCAGGGCACTTAGCTCTTCGGGGCAAATCAACGGGATTCCATACTCAGCGAATGTTAATGGAATCCTTTACAATAAAGCATTGTTTCGGCAATTTGGGCTTCAGATTCCAAAGACTTGGCCAGAATTGATTTCATTAGCTGAATCGATCCGAGAAAAGAAACAGACCCCTTTTACTTCACATTTAAAGAAGCATGGACGACTCTGGTGTCTTTTAATGCAATAG
- a CDS encoding GGDEF domain-containing protein produces the protein MVKRLSESISMKIFITFFLTFLVIISALGLLTYQIAKQNIVNKVKVNSEQAVEQTVKRMDLKLEALKNMTFLFTDDQKLQEDIVTDSAQENDGTFESLQAANRIKIKLSSLLTTSSAIHSAQLLPYDRSKNEEWYQNIVKGEGKAIWLPTRNNRFVTDISENTFGLGRLIKNNLKNKPIRVLLFELKGSFLQDEMKGLETSDHNRLYMIDSMGRIMETTTTSDKIGDAASWWKNSPLSREAGSSSFQLKIGSKEYLFIHYTSAETGWTLVNQIPIQQLVSEASNIWRITAIMVMISILLSIGIGALIARRVGRPLSELSELMKRSEDGDLEVRADIRYKDEIGHVGRSFNNMIVRLNEFIQLKAHTAQLEVQISLESKHRQDAQSLSIATMSLSSTLEMDDLLKVALRNLYKLVTFETAEIYSFQEGTAYLAMGAFPNALGDFTFEEGMTNKQFNYIFTSDHEQRWISIDDGAATGKRTFVMPIHTSNKEKIFCFSVVHEELPSESALENIFAYFNQVSVVMENVNQYHEMLVLATTDGLTGVSNRRHFMRLAENEMKKARNEHSNLSLILYDIDFFKKFNDQYGHLAGDEVLKMISNRVSKNLRDGDIMGRYGGEEFIILLPHTSLAAALQVAESLRAAVECECVLFNDTSLRVTASFGVAEVGKGEHLLEVINQADTALYEAKARGRNCVASSLDIRSA, from the coding sequence ATGGTTAAACGATTATCCGAATCCATAAGTATGAAAATATTCATAACCTTTTTCTTAACCTTCTTGGTTATAATTTCGGCTCTAGGGCTATTGACTTATCAGATCGCCAAACAAAATATTGTCAACAAGGTGAAAGTGAATTCAGAGCAGGCTGTCGAACAGACCGTTAAACGCATGGATTTGAAACTGGAAGCGTTAAAAAATATGACTTTTCTTTTTACCGACGACCAGAAGCTGCAAGAAGATATTGTCACAGATAGTGCGCAGGAAAACGATGGGACTTTTGAGAGCTTGCAAGCTGCTAATCGAATTAAAATTAAGCTTTCATCCCTGTTGACGACAAGCAGCGCCATACATTCTGCACAGCTGCTTCCGTATGATCGTTCCAAGAATGAGGAATGGTATCAAAATATTGTAAAGGGTGAGGGTAAAGCCATTTGGTTACCAACGAGGAACAATCGATTTGTAACAGATATATCAGAAAACACATTTGGTTTAGGCAGATTAATTAAAAATAATTTGAAAAATAAACCGATTAGGGTGCTTCTATTTGAGCTTAAAGGTTCCTTTTTACAAGATGAAATGAAAGGCCTTGAAACATCAGATCATAACAGGCTGTATATGATCGACTCAATGGGACGTATTATGGAAACAACGACTACGAGTGACAAGATTGGAGATGCCGCCAGCTGGTGGAAGAATTCGCCTCTATCTAGGGAAGCTGGTTCCTCATCCTTTCAATTGAAGATAGGAAGCAAGGAGTATCTGTTTATACACTATACCTCAGCAGAAACCGGATGGACATTGGTGAACCAGATACCTATTCAACAATTGGTTAGTGAAGCAAGCAATATTTGGCGTATCACCGCGATCATGGTGATGATTTCTATTCTTTTGTCCATTGGTATTGGGGCACTTATCGCTCGTAGAGTAGGAAGACCGCTCTCGGAGCTTAGTGAACTGATGAAGAGAAGCGAAGATGGGGATCTGGAAGTAAGGGCGGATATCCGCTATAAAGATGAGATTGGCCATGTAGGCCGCAGTTTCAACAACATGATCGTTCGTTTGAATGAATTCATTCAATTAAAGGCACATACCGCACAATTGGAAGTACAAATCAGTCTTGAATCCAAACATAGACAAGATGCACAATCACTTAGTATAGCTACTATGAGCTTAAGCTCAACACTTGAAATGGATGATTTACTTAAAGTTGCTTTGCGTAATTTATATAAACTTGTGACCTTCGAAACAGCTGAAATCTACAGCTTCCAAGAGGGTACAGCCTATCTGGCTATGGGGGCTTTTCCCAACGCACTAGGAGATTTCACTTTTGAAGAAGGCATGACAAATAAACAATTTAATTATATATTTACATCCGATCATGAACAAAGATGGATTTCGATAGACGATGGGGCAGCAACGGGCAAGAGGACATTCGTGATGCCGATTCATACAAGCAACAAGGAAAAAATATTTTGTTTTTCAGTCGTACACGAGGAATTACCAAGTGAATCTGCTTTGGAGAATATTTTTGCCTATTTTAACCAAGTTTCTGTTGTCATGGAAAATGTGAATCAATATCACGAAATGCTAGTCCTTGCGACAACCGATGGTTTAACAGGAGTCAGTAACCGACGTCATTTTATGCGTCTAGCCGAGAATGAGATGAAGAAAGCCAGAAACGAGCACTCAAACCTTTCGCTGATCCTGTATGATATTGACTTTTTTAAAAAGTTTAATGATCAATACGGTCATTTGGCGGGAGATGAGGTATTAAAGATGATTTCCAATCGAGTCTCAAAGAATCTTCGAGATGGTGATATCATGGGGAGGTATGGAGGTGAAGAATTTATTATTCTTCTGCCACATACGTCACTCGCTGCAGCGTTACAGGTAGCTGAATCTCTTAGAGCCGCGGTAGAATGCGAATGTGTCTTGTTTAACGACACGAGTCTTCGGGTAACGGCAAGCTTTGGCGTTGCGGAGGTAGGAAAAGGCGAGCATTTGCTGGAGGTTATTAACCAAGCGGACACTGCCTTATATGAAGCTAAAGCCAGAGGAAGAAATTGTGTAGCTTCAAGCCTTGATATTAGGAGTGCTTAG
- a CDS encoding lytic polysaccharide monooxygenase translates to MEMMQAVTNLNERTETLQKKWMYNLGILFLIIVGSILVAGSASAHGYVEGSRGDLCTQGVNTNCSNVIPADTEHPGTFPQSGAEDGKIPSAGRPYAVLDEQSSSRWYKHNFQSGYHEFHWIIPAQHISDNYKYYITKPDWNPNQPLTRDSFDLTPFCSVDDKGKSPGNPTHGCVIPERSGYHVILALWQVDYTGNTFYSVIDANFNGTNPDPGPGTDPGTDPGTDPGTDPGTDPGTDPGTNPGSDLSLLNAGFESGNINGWTAWQPAGQSAKYGVDGSDVHGGSKKLWFWNSSGYQQSVHQVKTGLANGSYTVKAWIKQSTGAPNIARMEASGYGGSPVYVNVAHGSSYQQYTATVNVTNGQLDIGFYIQANGGDANLQIDDVELIKN, encoded by the coding sequence ATGGAAATGATGCAAGCAGTAACAAATTTAAATGAAAGAACGGAGACTTTACAGAAGAAGTGGATGTATAATCTGGGTATTTTATTCCTTATTATTGTAGGCTCCATACTTGTCGCTGGCAGCGCATCCGCTCACGGTTATGTTGAAGGTTCTCGCGGCGACCTATGTACGCAAGGTGTAAACACGAATTGTAGTAATGTAATTCCTGCGGATACAGAACATCCCGGGACTTTCCCACAGTCCGGGGCTGAAGACGGAAAAATCCCAAGTGCTGGCCGTCCTTATGCTGTTCTAGATGAGCAATCCAGCAGTCGCTGGTACAAACACAATTTCCAGTCGGGATATCATGAATTCCATTGGATTATTCCTGCCCAGCACATTTCGGATAATTACAAGTACTATATTACTAAACCTGATTGGAATCCTAATCAACCACTGACTCGAGATTCCTTTGATTTAACGCCGTTTTGTTCGGTAGATGATAAGGGTAAATCACCTGGAAATCCAACACATGGTTGCGTCATTCCTGAGCGCAGCGGCTATCATGTCATTTTAGCTCTATGGCAAGTGGATTACACGGGCAACACCTTCTATTCGGTAATTGACGCGAACTTTAACGGAACAAATCCAGATCCCGGCCCTGGTACAGATCCAGGAACAGATCCAGGAACAGATCCAGGTACGGATCCAGGTACGGATCCAGGAACAGACCCTGGTACTAATCCGGGTTCCGATCTGTCTTTACTAAACGCCGGATTTGAAAGCGGGAATATCAATGGCTGGACAGCTTGGCAGCCGGCTGGCCAATCCGCTAAATATGGGGTGGATGGCAGCGATGTTCATGGCGGCAGCAAGAAGCTTTGGTTCTGGAACTCATCTGGCTACCAACAGAGCGTTCATCAGGTGAAGACAGGTTTGGCTAACGGATCTTACACAGTGAAAGCATGGATCAAACAAAGCACCGGCGCACCTAACATTGCCAGAATGGAGGCAAGCGGATACGGCGGCTCTCCTGTATACGTGAATGTTGCCCACGGTTCCAGCTATCAGCAATATACAGCAACTGTGAACGTCACGAACGGGCAGCTTGATATTGGCTTCTATATTCAAGCAAACGGCGGCGATGCCAACTTGCAAATTGATGATGTAGAATTGATTAAAAATTAA
- a CDS encoding extracellular solute-binding protein yields the protein MMKESKHSEAAWTFMKWMTGKEAGEMMMKVGIIPANSEVTFPKEVQDNPFIMAAVEGLKHQPSLRPVVPHWDLIDEVFGQTMNRILDNQISVTDGLNEAAAKIDTILNSRKVE from the coding sequence ATGATGAAAGAATCCAAGCATTCGGAAGCTGCATGGACCTTCATGAAATGGATGACAGGTAAGGAAGCGGGGGAAATGATGATGAAAGTGGGAATCATCCCTGCTAATTCGGAAGTTACTTTTCCGAAGGAAGTCCAGGATAATCCCTTCATAATGGCGGCCGTTGAGGGGTTGAAACATCAGCCTTCTTTAAGACCAGTTGTTCCTCATTGGGATTTAATTGACGAAGTGTTCGGCCAAACTATGAACCGTATTCTGGATAATCAAATCTCCGTGACGGATGGATTGAACGAAGCTGCAGCCAAGATAGATACAATTCTTAACTCGAGGAAAGTCGAATAA
- a CDS encoding extracellular solute-binding protein, which produces MRMIKIIPLLTTVFLAGCGQAFIDGPLEKQTIPTSKVEVVMWHTYSEEETKVFENEVIPEFERLHPDIIVTPVRQPYNYRLKDALISRSFSDKTPDLVRMDIIWSPEFADLGLLYPLSRFSDFETVKQKLVAPTLETNQYQGQYYGLPLNMTTKIAIYNKQMLRLSGYAAPPTTMSGLREAADVYHDILGMQGGAMWNYGPYFIGLGGKLLNESNTAALGYLNSKESIWAVEQMKDMLFQGTFRISYLLNREDSWGNVIQGKLFMLDEGPWFFSSQASAAGLKESILDKTLPALFQVYPL; this is translated from the coding sequence ATGCGTATGATCAAGATCATACCTCTTTTAACAACAGTGTTTTTGGCAGGTTGTGGACAAGCCTTCATTGACGGTCCTCTGGAAAAACAGACAATACCTACGTCAAAAGTTGAAGTGGTTATGTGGCATACATACAGTGAAGAAGAAACGAAAGTTTTTGAGAATGAAGTGATTCCGGAATTCGAGCGTCTACATCCCGATATAATCGTCACTCCGGTTCGACAGCCTTATAACTATAGATTGAAAGATGCGCTCATTTCCCGATCATTTTCAGATAAAACACCTGATCTTGTTCGAATGGACATCATCTGGTCACCGGAGTTTGCTGATCTCGGGCTGCTGTACCCGCTAAGTCGTTTCTCAGATTTTGAAACTGTAAAGCAAAAACTTGTAGCCCCAACGCTTGAAACGAATCAATATCAAGGACAATATTATGGTCTGCCGCTGAACATGACGACTAAGATAGCTATTTATAACAAACAGATGTTAAGATTGAGCGGTTATGCAGCGCCTCCCACAACGATGTCTGGCCTACGAGAAGCAGCAGATGTTTACCATGATATTTTGGGCATGCAAGGAGGCGCAATGTGGAATTATGGACCTTATTTTATCGGCCTCGGTGGGAAATTGCTCAATGAATCCAATACTGCGGCATTAGGTTATCTGAATAGTAAGGAGAGTATCTGGGCTGTGGAGCAAATGAAAGACATGCTCTTCCAAGGGACTTTCAGAATCAGTTACTTGCTAAACCGTGAAGATAGTTGGGGGAATGTCATTCAAGGTAAATTATTTATGTTGGATGAAGGACCGTGGTTTTTTAGCTCTCAAGCAAGTGCTGCAGGTCTAAAGGAGAGTATTTTGGATAAAACTCTTCCAGCCCTTTTCCAGGTGTATCCATTGTAG